GAGGCCATAGCCCGCCAGAATCTCGGTCACGGCGACGGGATGGGTGATGTAGGGATCGCCCGTCTGACGAATCTGGCCCTCGTGCTGCCGTCTGCCGAGTTCGTACGCCCTTCGGATGGCTTCGGCGTCGCCGTTCGGATGGTGCGCGGCGTACGCGCTCAGAATCCGATCCATCGCCTCATCGGTCGGATCAGTCATAGGTGACGAGGGCATGGAATCCCACGTCGTTGAGTGATGCCCGCCCTCCGAGGAATCCCAATTCTATGAAAACGGCCACGCCAACGACCTCCGCCTCGAGTTGCTGCACGAGACAGATCGCGGCGGCGGCCGTACCGCCCGTTGCGAGAACATCGTCGACGATGAGCACGCGGTCACCCGGACGTACGGCGTCACGATGCATCTCCAGCGCATCGCTACCGTATTCGAGCTCATAGGTCTGTCGGATGACCTCTGCGGGGAGTTTCCCCGGCTTTCTGATCGGGATGAAACCTGCCTTGAGCTGCTCCGCGACAGGAGTGGCCAGGATGAACCCGCGGGCTTCGATGCCTGCCACCTTGTCGATCGTTCCCAGAGGATACGGAGCGCACAAGCCATCCACCAGGTCGGCAAAGGCCCGCGGATCTGCGAGGACGGGTGTGATGTCCTTGAACACCACTCCCGGCTTCGGGAAGTCTGGAATATCACGAATCAAGCTGCGAAAGGATGGATGTTGCACCGGAGAAGTGTACCGCACGGGCTCGCTCCCCTCGCGTACCCGACAGTTGGTACTCGGTACACGGCCTTGCGTATCGCGGCGTGACGGAGATCCTAGGCCGCCGAGCGACCGTCAAAGCTCCTGTCGGAGGTCGAAACGGCGAGCGCCGGCGGTTGGAAAGCCGACTCCTAGCGCCGGCGGCCCTTCTTCCCCTTCTTCGGTGGTCGCGGGGCGGCCCCACTCTTGCGTTTCGGAGCCGCCTGCGGCGTCTTCGGAGCGGCCTGCGGTGTCTTCGAAGCCGCGGAGCTCTCGACGGCGGCCTTCTTGGCTCCCCGGCGGCTTCCATCGGCTCGCCCCCGTTCCTTGCGGCGACGTACCCGCTCCCACTCTTCTTCGTGTTCTTTCCACGTCGCGAGGATCGGCGACGCCACTCCGATCGAGGAATAGGTGCCGGCCGCGATCCCGACGAACAGAGCGAGCGCAAAGTCGCGAAGTGTGTGGGCGCCGAGGAGGAACGAACCGACGAACAACAGGCTTCCCACCGGTAGGAGGCTCGTCAACGAGGTGTTGATGGAGCGCATCAGGACCTGGTTCATCGAACGGTTGACCAGCTCCGAGAGTGTCATCCGGTCGGTGTGCAACTCCTCGATGTTCTCCTTCACCTTGTCGAATACCACGACGGTGTCATAGAGCGAATAGCCGAGAATCGTCAGCACACCGATGACGGTTGCCGGTGTCACCTCGAATCGTGTGAGAGCGTAGACACCGAACGTGATGATCAGGTCGTGAAAGAGCGCGGTGATCCCCGAGACGGCCATCTTCCATTCGAGTCGCCACCACATGAACAGGACGACTGCCGCCAGGAACACGACGAGCGCAGTCACCGCACGTCTGGTGATTTGCGCGCCGAAGGTCGGACCGACCTCATCGATGGAGACCTGGTCGAGCGATGATCCTGAGACCTTCGCGACGGCTTCCTGGAACGCTCGGGATTCGGCTGGACTCAGGGTTCCGACCTGCACTCGGATGTCGGCACCGCCCGCGAGCATCTGGATCTTTGCGTCGCCGAGCCCGAGTGGCGTCACCGCGTCCCGGACGGCCGCAACGTCGACACCTGCCACGTTGGTGACCTCGACGGCCACACCGCCCTTGAAATCCAAGCTCAGATTGAGACCGAAGATGGCGATCGCTACGAGCGAGATCAGTATGAGCGCCGACGAAATCGCGAGCCAGATCCGCTTTGCCCCGACAAAGTCGAAGGAGGTCTCTCCCCGATACAGACGGGTGACGAGGTTCATGATGCCTCCTGCACTCCGCCGGCGGCGGCGCGGATACTGAAGAAGCCGCCCTCCCCCAAGGGTCCATGGGAGATGATACTGACGGCGTTTCGAGTGAAGAAATACGCAACGAGAATGTCGAGGAACGTCGCGATGCCGAGTGTGAGAGCGAAGCCCTTGACGGGACCCACGGCGAGCAGCCACAAGAGCCCTGCGGCGAGAAACGACACGGTATCCGCGGTGAGGATGGTGTGAAACGCTCTTGTGAAGCCCTCATCAACGGCTGCGCGCATCGTTCTACCTCGATGGAGCTCTTCTTTGATGCGTTCGTAAAAAACGATATACGAGTCCGCGGTAATACCGACCGAAACCACGATCGCAGTCACGCCGGCGAGCGTGAGCGTGAGTCCGGAGGTCTTGCTGAGCAATCCGAGGACGATCAGCATCAACGAACCGAAGACACTCAGTCCGACGATCGTCACCACACCCAAAGACCGGTAATAGAGAATCATGTAGATCGCCACCAGGATCAGACCGCCGAGACCGGCCACGAGGCCGAATCGCAGCGAGTCTGCACCGAGGGTCGCCGAGACGCTCTGCACCTTGTCACGTTCGAAGGCGATGGGAAGGGAACCGTACCGCAGGACGACGGCGAGGTCCTGCGCCTCACTCTGTTGAGTGTCCCCGGCGCCGATGGTGATGACCGCGTTGCCTCCGGCGATTCCAAGGTTCGGATCGACGGTCTCTGCCACCTGTGGCGAGGAGATGACCTTTCCGTCGAGCACGATGGCGATCTGCCGTCTTGGATCCCCGGCCGGATACTGCGCGGCGGCCTTGGTGATCTCTTGAAACTTGCGGGCTCCGTCGTCGTTGAAGCGCAGATTGACCTGCCACTTGCCGTCGGCACCGAAGTTCGCCAGCGCCTCGGTGAGGTCCTTGCCGGTCAGCGGGTCAGGCTTGCCTGTCTCAGGATCCAGCAGCGTACCGACCTCGTATCCGGCGATCAGCTTTCCCTCGGCGTCATACTCGGGGAGCCAGGCGTCCAACAGCGCCGGATCATCCTTTATGGTGTAGCCCGTCGTCGGATCCACGTTCTCGGGAAACGTGGTGGTCGTCGTCGGCTCGGTCGAAGCCGTGGTCTCGCCAGGCGCCGTCGTGGTCGTCGTCAGGGGCTGAAGCAGAGGACTGCGAAGGAAAGAGGCCTTCACCGGTCTGAAGGACAGCACGCCTGTCTGGCCGATTGCCTCCAGCGCTCGCTCACGATCGGTGACCCCCGGTAGTTGAACGAGCACACCGTTCTTCCCGCTGATGGAAATCTCGGGCTCCTGGACACCGAATGCCTCGATGCGCGCCCGCATGATCTCCACGGCTTTCTCGAGCACGTCGGGATCGGTCCCCTCCGGGGCTCGCAGGATGACGGAGGTTCCACCCTTGAGGTCCAGACCGAGTTCCGGAGTCGTGTGCGTCGCCACGATCGCGGCCACGCCACCATAGGCGAGCACCAGCACGATGATCAGAGTGATGACGCGCCGAGCCATGGTCAGCTCTCTCGCTTCCCGGCAATTGCCCGCCGGGAAATGCGCATCCGTCCTTCTTCGAGTCCGAGCACGACCGAATCTTCATCAAGTGAGACCACGACACCGTACACACCGCCGTACGACTGCACCTTGTCGCCGATCTCGAGGCTCGCGGCGACCTCCCGCTGCTTCTTCGCCCTGACACGCTGCGGTCGGATGAGCAACACATAGAACATCCCGATCAACAACGCAAGGAAGACCAGCGAGGTCCAGGAGCTTCCGCCCGTTGTCTGTGCCAATACCAACACGTCTACCTTCTTCGTGAGTGCAGCCCGCGCCAAGCGGGCGGCGGTCATGCTAGCGAGTCATCCGAGCCGGTGGAAACTCTCCTCGCGAGGGTCGCGCGCCGAAACGATCGCAACTCTCCCGATTCGATGCTCTCGCGTATCCGGCCCATCAACGACGCCGTGTAGGCGAGATTGTGCACCGTGAGCAGCCGAAGACCCGTCGGTTCGCCCGTCAGAAAGAGGTGACGCAGATACCCCCTGCTGTGCGCCATGCACGTCCGGCAACCACAGTTCGGATCGAGTGGCCCGCCGGAGCGCTTGAACTCCGCTCGGCGGATGCCGTAATCACCGGTCGAAGCCAGCACCTTCCCATGGCGAGCGAGCCGTGTCGGCCAAACGCAGTCGAACAGATCCACACCCCGCAGGACACCGTCGAGCATCCCTTTGGTATCGCCCAGTCCCATCGTGTAACGAACTCGATCTTCCGGAAGTTCCGCGACCACGACTTCGATCGCACGATTGCGCTCGGCTTCCGACTCCCCCACGGAGAGCCCCCCGATACCGAACCCGTCGAATCCCAGAGTCGCCGTCACCGCCGCGCTCCTCTTCCGAAACTCGCGGTCGGTGCCGCCTTGGACGATCCCGAAGAGCGCCTGATCTTCCCTCTCACGCACCTTTGCCGCCCGGGCGGACCACCGCAGCGTCCGTTCCATGGCGTATTGGACGTCTTCTCGGGATGCCGGCAGGCCGATGAGAACGTCCAAGACCATCGCGATGTCGGAACCGAGATTCTCCTGGACGGCCACGGCGCTCTCCGGCGTGAGTTCCACTCGGGAGCCGTCGTATGAGGATCGGAACTCCACACCTTCCTCGGTCACCTTCGCGTCGAGCGAGAAGATCTGGTATCCACCGGAATCGGTCAAGATCGGAGCATCCCAGCCCATGAACGCGTGCAGGCCTCCGAGGTCACGGACGACGTCATCCCCCGGGCGGAGCATCAGGTGGTAGGTGTTGGCGAGCACCATCTGTGCGCCTGCCTCGGCCAGATCGCGCGTATCGACCATCTTGACCGTGCCCCGGGTTCCCACCGGCATGAATGCAGGGGTCCTGACCACACCGTGTGATGTCGCCAGGGTTCCTGTTCGCGCTGCTCCGTCGATCGCCCCGATTTCGAACCGCATCATCGCTCCGCGTACATGGCGTCCCCGAATGAGAGGAAACGGTAACCGCGATCGAGGGCCGTCGCATAGACACTCCTCCATCGCCTACCGAGAAAGGCCGCCACGAGAACGACAAGCGATGACCGGGGGATGTGGAAGTTGGTCACCAACGCATCGACGACGGTGAAGTCGTAGCCCGGTCGGATGAACAAGTCTGTCGAGTCTTGACCCGGTCGCACCTCGTTTCCGACCGATGCGGCCTCGAGGGCCCTCACGACGGTGGTTCCGATGGCCACGACACGACCGCCACGCCTGCGGGTCTCGGACACCGCGGCGGCCGTTTCGACCGGTATCGAGAAGCGTTCCGTGTGCATCTCATGATGTTCGACGTACTCGGTATCGATCGGTCGGAACGTATCCAAGCCCACCTGGAGGTCCACGGTGGCGACACCGACCCCACGATCGCCCAGCTCGGCCAGAACGGGACCACTGAAGTGCAGGCCGGCCGTCGGCGCAGCCGCCGATCCGACCTTGTCGGCAAACACCGTTTGGTACTCCTCCGGGTCGGATGGTCCGGCCGTGATGTACGGCGGAAGAGGCACTTCTCCATGAGCGGCAATCAACGCCTCGATATCGTCGCCCTCCAGGTCGAGCAGTGCCTTGCCGCGGACGGGATCCTCGAGGATGCGTCCGCGCAACTCCCCGAATCGCAGCCTGGTTCCCGCGCGCAAACGCCGGGCGGGTCGAACCAGGGCCTCCCAGCGACCATCGTCCAGCCGGGTCAGGATCAACGCCTCGACCGCACCACCTGTCTCCTCCTTGTGGCCGTGGAGGCGAGCCGCTCGCACCCTCGTGTTGTTGACGACCACCAGGTCGCCCGACATGAGCAGGGCAGGCAGATCCCGGAACGTCCGGTCGGTGAGATCCCTCACGTCGAGCAGTCGGGCCGCATCCCTGGGTGCGACCGGCCTTTGGGCGATCGCGTCCCTGGGCAGGACGTAGTCGAACTCGCTGGTCCGCATGACCTGCTCTGTTCTCA
This genomic stretch from Actinomycetota bacterium harbors:
- the secF gene encoding protein translocase subunit SecF gives rise to the protein MNLVTRLYRGETSFDFVGAKRIWLAISSALILISLVAIAIFGLNLSLDFKGGVAVEVTNVAGVDVAAVRDAVTPLGLGDAKIQMLAGGADIRVQVGTLSPAESRAFQEAVAKVSGSSLDQVSIDEVGPTFGAQITRRAVTALVVFLAAVVLFMWWRLEWKMAVSGITALFHDLIITFGVYALTRFEVTPATVIGVLTILGYSLYDTVVVFDKVKENIEELHTDRMTLSELVNRSMNQVLMRSINTSLTSLLPVGSLLFVGSFLLGAHTLRDFALALFVGIAAGTYSSIGVASPILATWKEHEEEWERVRRRKERGRADGSRRGAKKAAVESSAASKTPQAAPKTPQAAPKRKSGAAPRPPKKGKKGRRR
- a CDS encoding adenine phosphoribosyltransferase, which produces MQHPSFRSLIRDIPDFPKPGVVFKDITPVLADPRAFADLVDGLCAPYPLGTIDKVAGIEARGFILATPVAEQLKAGFIPIRKPGKLPAEVIRQTYELEYGSDALEMHRDAVRPGDRVLIVDDVLATGGTAAAAICLVQQLEAEVVGVAVFIELGFLGGRASLNDVGFHALVTYD
- the tgt gene encoding tRNA guanosine(34) transglycosylase Tgt — protein: MRFEIGAIDGAARTGTLATSHGVVRTPAFMPVGTRGTVKMVDTRDLAEAGAQMVLANTYHLMLRPGDDVVRDLGGLHAFMGWDAPILTDSGGYQIFSLDAKVTEEGVEFRSSYDGSRVELTPESAVAVQENLGSDIAMVLDVLIGLPASREDVQYAMERTLRWSARAAKVREREDQALFGIVQGGTDREFRKRSAAVTATLGFDGFGIGGLSVGESEAERNRAIEVVVAELPEDRVRYTMGLGDTKGMLDGVLRGVDLFDCVWPTRLARHGKVLASTGDYGIRRAEFKRSGGPLDPNCGCRTCMAHSRGYLRHLFLTGEPTGLRLLTVHNLAYTASLMGRIRESIESGELRSFRRATLARRVSTGSDDSLA
- the secD gene encoding protein translocase subunit SecD, which produces MARRVITLIIVLVLAYGGVAAIVATHTTPELGLDLKGGTSVILRAPEGTDPDVLEKAVEIMRARIEAFGVQEPEISISGKNGVLVQLPGVTDRERALEAIGQTGVLSFRPVKASFLRSPLLQPLTTTTTAPGETTASTEPTTTTTFPENVDPTTGYTIKDDPALLDAWLPEYDAEGKLIAGYEVGTLLDPETGKPDPLTGKDLTEALANFGADGKWQVNLRFNDDGARKFQEITKAAAQYPAGDPRRQIAIVLDGKVISSPQVAETVDPNLGIAGGNAVITIGAGDTQQSEAQDLAVVLRYGSLPIAFERDKVQSVSATLGADSLRFGLVAGLGGLILVAIYMILYYRSLGVVTIVGLSVFGSLMLIVLGLLSKTSGLTLTLAGVTAIVVSVGITADSYIVFYERIKEELHRGRTMRAAVDEGFTRAFHTILTADTVSFLAAGLLWLLAVGPVKGFALTLGIATFLDILVAYFFTRNAVSIISHGPLGEGGFFSIRAAAGGVQEAS
- the yajC gene encoding preprotein translocase subunit YajC; protein product: MTAARLARAALTKKVDVLVLAQTTGGSSWTSLVFLALLIGMFYVLLIRPQRVRAKKQREVAASLEIGDKVQSYGGVYGVVVSLDEDSVVLGLEEGRMRISRRAIAGKRES
- the queA gene encoding tRNA preQ1(34) S-adenosylmethionine ribosyltransferase-isomerase QueA, producing MRTSEFDYVLPRDAIAQRPVAPRDAARLLDVRDLTDRTFRDLPALLMSGDLVVVNNTRVRAARLHGHKEETGGAVEALILTRLDDGRWEALVRPARRLRAGTRLRFGELRGRILEDPVRGKALLDLEGDDIEALIAAHGEVPLPPYITAGPSDPEEYQTVFADKVGSAAAPTAGLHFSGPVLAELGDRGVGVATVDLQVGLDTFRPIDTEYVEHHEMHTERFSIPVETAAAVSETRRRGGRVVAIGTTVVRALEAASVGNEVRPGQDSTDLFIRPGYDFTVVDALVTNFHIPRSSLVVLVAAFLGRRWRSVYATALDRGYRFLSFGDAMYAER